A window from Planococcus maritimus encodes these proteins:
- the purC gene encoding phosphoribosylaminoimidazolesuccinocarboxamide synthase encodes MEKAQLLYEGKAKRLYQTDEQGVLWVEYKDSATAFNGEKKEEISGKGRLNNQITSLLFEKLKANGIASHFVKQLSDSEQLVREVSIIPIEVVVRNIVAGSMAKRLGLDEGKTIDVPVVEFYLKDDALGDPLITDDHVSMLALATEQEVASLKDKARKINEVLIGFFQEIGVDLVDFKIEFGRDEHGDILLADEISPDTCRLWDKETKQKLDKDVFRRNLGNLTDAYELILSRLGGQN; translated from the coding sequence ATGGAAAAAGCTCAGCTATTGTACGAAGGAAAAGCGAAGCGTCTGTATCAAACAGACGAGCAAGGCGTTCTATGGGTGGAGTATAAAGATTCTGCCACTGCGTTTAACGGAGAGAAGAAAGAAGAGATCTCAGGCAAAGGACGCTTGAACAATCAAATTACCTCTTTACTGTTTGAGAAATTAAAAGCAAACGGTATCGCCTCTCATTTTGTGAAACAATTATCTGATAGTGAGCAACTGGTTCGGGAAGTAAGTATTATTCCGATTGAAGTGGTCGTGCGCAATATCGTCGCCGGCAGCATGGCGAAGCGTCTTGGGCTCGATGAAGGCAAGACGATCGACGTACCGGTCGTGGAATTTTACTTGAAAGATGATGCGCTTGGCGATCCGCTGATTACGGACGATCATGTCAGCATGCTTGCGCTTGCGACGGAACAGGAAGTCGCTTCCCTAAAAGACAAAGCACGAAAGATCAATGAGGTATTGATTGGCTTTTTCCAAGAAATCGGTGTCGACCTGGTCGATTTCAAGATTGAGTTCGGCCGTGATGAACATGGGGACATCCTCTTGGCGGACGAAATTTCACCCGACACATGCAGATTATGGGACAAAGAAACAAAACAAAAACTCGATAAAGACGTATTTCGCCGGAATCTCGGCAACTTGACCGATGCTTATGAACTCATTTTATCTCGACTGGGAGGACAAAATTGA
- the purS gene encoding phosphoribosylformylglycinamidine synthase subunit PurS, translating to MKKVKVYVTLRESVLDPQGSAVMGSLHKMGYNEVQDVRIGKYLELVIGDSERDVDALVDELCNRMLANTVIEDYRYEIEEVVSQ from the coding sequence ATGAAAAAAGTAAAAGTGTATGTGACATTGCGTGAAAGTGTACTTGATCCACAAGGTTCCGCTGTGATGGGATCGCTCCATAAAATGGGCTATAACGAGGTCCAGGACGTTCGGATTGGTAAATATTTGGAGCTGGTCATTGGAGATAGCGAACGCGATGTCGATGCGTTGGTCGACGAACTCTGCAACCGGATGCTGGCGAATACGGTGATTGAAGATTACAGGTACGAAATCGAGGAGGTTGTCTCGCAATGA